One Polynucleobacter sp. MG-5-Ahmo-C2 genomic window carries:
- a CDS encoding sulfurtransferase yields MTPLITANQLEEILNSGENVLLCDCRFDLANPEAGRKAYEESHIPGAIYVDLDQDMSGSKNGSNGRHPLPPPEDWAKTKARLGIGQNTLVVAYDKQGSVYASRLWWMLKATGHANVRVLNGGLDAWNGPMGTMPRKPTPASQTIEPMPYVGLALVDEVLANLESKKNLVLDARASDRFQGQNETLDPVGGHIPGASNRFFKNNLSASAFKVPEQLFKDFVELLGAKKPSEVIHQCGSGVTACHNLLAMEVAGLKGSRLYAGSWSEWCADPKRPVATD; encoded by the coding sequence ATGACTCCTCTAATTACCGCAAACCAGTTAGAAGAAATCCTCAATAGTGGTGAGAATGTTTTACTCTGTGATTGCCGTTTCGATTTAGCCAATCCAGAAGCTGGAAGAAAAGCATACGAAGAGAGCCATATTCCTGGCGCTATTTATGTTGATCTTGATCAGGACATGTCCGGTAGCAAAAATGGAAGCAATGGTCGACACCCACTTCCCCCACCTGAAGACTGGGCAAAAACTAAAGCACGTTTAGGGATTGGCCAAAATACTTTAGTGGTTGCCTATGACAAGCAAGGCTCGGTCTATGCTAGCCGCCTTTGGTGGATGCTCAAAGCCACCGGACACGCTAATGTACGAGTGTTGAATGGCGGCCTAGATGCTTGGAATGGCCCCATGGGCACAATGCCTCGTAAACCAACCCCAGCTTCTCAAACAATTGAGCCGATGCCCTATGTTGGTCTAGCCTTAGTGGATGAGGTGCTCGCCAATCTTGAGTCTAAGAAAAATCTAGTGCTCGATGCCAGAGCAAGTGATCGCTTTCAGGGCCAGAATGAAACCCTAGACCCAGTTGGTGGCCATATACCGGGAGCCAGTAATCGATTCTTTAAAAACAACTTATCTGCAAGCGCATTTAAGGTACCAGAACAATTATTTAAAGATTTTGTAGAGCTGCTGGGAGCCAAAAAACCATCTGAAGTAATTCATCAATGTGGTTCCGGCGTTACAGCCTGTCACAATCTTTTAGCGATGGAAGTGGCTGGATTAAAAGGCTCCCGTCTTTATGCGGGCAGTTGGAGCGAGTGGTGTGCCGATCCCAAGAGGCCCGTTGCTACCGACTAA
- a CDS encoding BPSS1780 family membrane protein, which yields MKLNSIAPKEGYTWIRQGIWLFKQNPLGFLMLVFIYVFAAQLAVIIPVIGVFAVLLLTPTLALGFMTACRQAIQKERISPMVYLIALKSGTLVRRRILQLGLVYAALILLLSFALSLLVDFELLIPLMMSDKPITPEALREIYLVLFFGAALYIPIAMLMWFSPVLVAWADMSVAQALFSSCLACWTNKGAFFFYLSIWSVILIAIPLTVGIVFDAMDFGQAASFIIAPISMAGLTVMHCSFYATWKACFTEDAVVLTP from the coding sequence ATGAAACTGAACTCCATTGCACCCAAAGAAGGCTATACCTGGATAAGACAGGGTATTTGGCTCTTCAAACAAAACCCACTGGGCTTTTTAATGCTGGTCTTTATCTATGTCTTTGCCGCTCAATTGGCAGTCATTATTCCCGTGATTGGTGTATTTGCCGTGCTACTACTAACACCAACACTAGCGCTTGGTTTTATGACGGCTTGTCGTCAAGCCATTCAGAAAGAGCGCATCAGTCCAATGGTGTATTTAATCGCACTAAAGTCTGGCACCCTTGTGCGTAGGCGTATCTTGCAGTTGGGCTTAGTGTATGCCGCGCTGATTTTACTTCTCAGCTTCGCCTTGAGCCTTTTGGTTGATTTTGAATTACTCATTCCATTGATGATGAGCGATAAGCCAATTACACCTGAAGCACTACGTGAAATTTATTTAGTCCTTTTCTTTGGAGCGGCTCTATATATTCCAATAGCGATGTTGATGTGGTTCTCTCCGGTGCTGGTAGCCTGGGCAGATATGTCAGTTGCTCAAGCGCTCTTTTCAAGCTGCTTAGCGTGCTGGACCAATAAGGGAGCATTCTTTTTTTATCTCTCTATTTGGAGCGTGATTCTGATTGCAATTCCGCTAACAGTAGGCATAGTTTTTGATGCAATGGATTTTGGCCAAGCAGCTTCTTTCATCATTGCACCAATCTCCATGGCTGGCTTAACAGTCATGCACTGCTCTTTTTATGCCACTTGGAAAGCCTGTTTTACTGAAGACGCAGTAGTTCTGACGCCTTAA
- a CDS encoding ZIP family metal transporter: MTVLQTILLVTALAGTVSVLVAASCSLAMLSKMVNNMVSLSVGILLATALLHSLPEAFSTEGASPQLLFATLLAGLLGFFLLEKIALLRHDHHHEGDGHQHHHGHDAENAGRSGWMILVGDGIHNFVDGILIAAAFMADYQVGIFTAIAIIAHEIPQEIGDFIVLLNAGFTRARALLYNFICGLSAVVGGVLAYFFLEKAHTAMPYLLVIASSSFIYIAVSDLIPQMHRRPHWVESLRQTVLIGCGVGFVILLSMLH; the protein is encoded by the coding sequence ATGACTGTTTTACAGACCATTCTTTTGGTTACCGCGCTTGCAGGTACTGTTAGTGTCTTGGTAGCCGCCAGCTGTTCCTTAGCCATGCTTTCAAAGATGGTTAATAACATGGTGAGCTTGTCGGTTGGTATTTTGCTGGCAACCGCCTTGCTACATTCCTTGCCGGAGGCATTTAGCACGGAAGGAGCAAGCCCACAGCTTTTGTTTGCCACCCTACTTGCTGGGTTATTGGGCTTCTTCTTGCTTGAGAAAATTGCTCTCTTGCGTCATGACCATCATCACGAGGGCGATGGTCATCAGCATCATCATGGGCACGATGCCGAGAATGCTGGCCGAAGCGGTTGGATGATTTTGGTTGGCGATGGTATTCATAATTTTGTGGATGGCATCTTGATTGCCGCTGCATTTATGGCTGACTACCAGGTTGGCATCTTCACTGCGATTGCAATCATTGCTCATGAGATTCCGCAAGAGATTGGCGACTTTATTGTGCTGCTGAATGCCGGATTTACGAGGGCTCGCGCGTTGTTGTACAACTTTATTTGCGGCCTATCAGCGGTGGTAGGTGGCGTCCTGGCTTATTTCTTCCTGGAGAAGGCGCATACAGCAATGCCGTATTTACTCGTCATTGCGTCCAGTAGCTTTATTTACATTGCTGTAAGTGATTTAATTCCGCAAATGCACCGCCGCCCTCATTGGGTCGAGTCATTGCGTCAAACGGTTTTAATTGGGTGCGGTGTAGGATTTGTGATCTTGTTATCGATGCTGCATTGA
- a CDS encoding aromatic ring-hydroxylating dioxygenase subunit alpha encodes MTNLATAQKLAPSNLQLPVSAYFDADLYQREIELLFKQGPGYVGHELMVPETGSYQTLSAEKEGRILVRNESGVELLSNVCRHRQALMLNGKGKADNIVCPLHRWTYDLGGNLLGAPHFEDKPCLNLGKSPLQNWQGLLFEGPRDVRTDLAKLGVADDLQFDGYMLDHVEVHDCNYNWKTFIEVYLEDYHVVPFHPGLGKFVSCEDLHWEFGDWHSVQTVGIHKDLQTPGSPAYRNWHDAVLRQYEGKTPRHGAIWLTYYPNVMVEWYPGVLCVSTLHPMGPNKTRNIVEFYYPEEIALFEREFVEAERAAYMETCIEDDEIGERMDQGRAALFARGINEVGPYQSPMEDGMQHFHEWYRRVMNFQGA; translated from the coding sequence ATGACTAATCTGGCTACCGCGCAGAAGCTTGCGCCGTCCAATCTACAACTGCCGGTTTCGGCATATTTTGACGCTGACTTGTATCAGCGGGAAATTGAACTGCTTTTCAAGCAGGGGCCCGGCTATGTCGGCCACGAACTCATGGTGCCTGAAACAGGTTCCTATCAAACATTAAGCGCGGAAAAAGAAGGTCGCATCCTGGTTCGCAATGAATCCGGTGTCGAACTCCTCTCCAATGTCTGCCGTCATCGCCAAGCACTCATGCTCAATGGCAAAGGTAAAGCTGACAACATTGTTTGCCCACTGCATCGCTGGACTTATGACTTGGGCGGCAACTTATTGGGCGCTCCTCACTTTGAAGACAAGCCATGTTTAAACCTGGGTAAATCTCCTTTGCAAAACTGGCAAGGACTTCTATTTGAGGGTCCACGAGATGTACGTACTGATTTAGCTAAGCTCGGCGTTGCTGACGATCTCCAGTTTGATGGCTACATGCTTGACCATGTTGAAGTGCACGATTGCAACTACAACTGGAAAACATTCATTGAGGTCTATCTCGAGGATTACCATGTTGTACCGTTTCATCCTGGTCTAGGTAAGTTTGTTTCTTGCGAAGACTTACATTGGGAATTTGGTGACTGGCATAGCGTACAAACTGTTGGCATTCACAAGGATTTACAAACCCCAGGTTCACCGGCATATCGGAACTGGCATGATGCAGTGTTACGCCAATACGAAGGTAAAACCCCGCGGCACGGCGCGATCTGGCTGACCTACTACCCAAATGTGATGGTGGAGTGGTACCCAGGTGTTCTCTGCGTTTCTACACTTCATCCAATGGGCCCAAACAAAACTCGCAATATCGTAGAGTTTTATTACCCAGAAGAAATCGCTCTATTCGAACGCGAATTTGTAGAAGCTGAACGTGCGGCCTATATGGAAACTTGCATTGAGGATGATGAGATAGGTGAGCGTATGGACCAAGGTCGTGCAGCCCTTTTTGCACGCGGCATCAATGAAGTTGGCCCTTATCAAAGCCCTATGGAAGACGGCATGCAACATTTTCATGAGTGGTACCGTCGCGTGATGAACTTTCAAGGCGCATAA
- a CDS encoding dienelactone hydrolase family protein codes for MTEKIQNSRRGFIKTSAIGATAVTTIGVGFVAASEPVMAAAIETDFNGLKAGEQMIPVGSFQLPAYISRPEKAKGPLPIIIVVSEIFGVHEYIADVTRRFAKLGYLAIAPEFFARAGDPNTYGTIAEIFTNIISKTSDTQVLNDLQAALVWAGKNGGDLKRVGVTGFCWGGRITWLSATLPQVRAGVAWYGRLIGEKTEGNPRHPVDIAADLKAPVLGLYGAADTGISLESVDQMKAALAQASAKNPAAKACQFEIYPDTPHAFHADYRASYREGPAKDGWEKCIAWFKKMGVA; via the coding sequence ATGACTGAAAAAATACAAAATAGTAGGAGAGGTTTTATCAAGACTTCGGCAATAGGCGCTACAGCTGTAACGACTATCGGTGTTGGTTTTGTGGCAGCATCTGAGCCAGTCATGGCTGCTGCTATTGAGACAGATTTCAATGGTCTGAAAGCAGGCGAGCAAATGATTCCAGTGGGTAGCTTTCAGCTGCCTGCTTATATATCGCGGCCTGAAAAAGCCAAAGGACCGTTGCCCATTATTATTGTGGTGAGTGAAATCTTTGGTGTTCATGAATACATTGCTGATGTCACTAGACGTTTTGCAAAATTGGGATATCTTGCTATTGCTCCAGAGTTCTTCGCTCGCGCTGGCGATCCCAATACCTATGGCACTATCGCCGAGATTTTCACCAATATTATTTCTAAGACCTCGGATACCCAAGTATTAAATGATTTACAGGCTGCATTGGTTTGGGCAGGTAAAAATGGTGGCGATCTTAAAAGAGTTGGTGTTACTGGCTTTTGTTGGGGTGGTCGTATCACGTGGTTGTCTGCAACATTGCCACAAGTGCGTGCGGGTGTTGCGTGGTATGGCCGCTTAATCGGTGAAAAGACTGAAGGCAATCCTCGCCATCCAGTGGATATCGCTGCTGACTTGAAGGCGCCAGTGCTCGGTTTGTATGGCGCTGCAGATACTGGTATTTCTTTAGAAAGTGTTGATCAAATGAAGGCGGCCTTGGCTCAAGCGTCTGCAAAAAATCCCGCTGCTAAAGCTTGTCAATTTGAGATCTATCCCGATACCCCCCACGCATTCCATGCTGACTATCGTGCCAGTTATCGTGAAGGTCCCGCCAAAGATGGCTGGGAGAAGTGCATTGCTTGGTTTAAGAAAATGGGAGTAGCTTAG
- a CDS encoding UvrD-helicase domain-containing protein, which yields MYSDLLANLNPEQREAVTLPPVNENGQAQSALILAGAGSGKTRVLTTRIAWLIQTGQVSPIGVLAVTFTNKAAKEMMVRLSAMLPINTRGMWIGTFHGLCNRLLRAHHKEAGLPSTFQILDTQDQLSAIKRLLKGLKVDDEKYPPKQLQYFIAHAKERGQRAKDLSVGDDFQAKMAQLYAAYDEQCQREGVVDFAELLLRSYELLKHSEAIRTHYQERFRHILIDEFQDTNALQYAWLKLLSGHDASRINVSGAGSSAVFAVGDDDQSIYAFRGADVENMRLYEKQFHPMMVKLEQNYRSHGHILDTANHLIANNSERLGKNLRTDAGHGEPVRIYEAPSDHAEAAWLVDEIKALISSGIKRTEVALLYRSNAQSRIIEHALFSAAIPYRVYGGLRFFERAEIKHALAYLRLLENPNDDTSFSRVVNFPTRGIGARSIEALQDAARSQQSSLYTAAASLEGKAGAALGGFVRLVDHMREATRHNTLPETVEFVIQHSGLIQHYLSEREGQDRVENLQELINAATAFIAEEGYGQDAAAAMLPGENAPGVVEVSPLAAFLSHASLEAGDNQAQAGQDAVQLMTVHSAKGLEFTAVFITGLEEGLFPHENSINEQNGLEEERRLMYVAITRAKERLYLSHTQSRMLHGQVRYNMPSRFLEELPSESLKWLTPKAKDARWGGSSKSGSTWQDGYTRQREYESNDFFDSGSERQRPAKRVGSASMEVKRLASPPRGNYPFTIGQNVFHTKFGEGRVTGLEGVDADARAQVSFKRHGVKWLQLSIAKLAAID from the coding sequence ATGTACTCTGACTTGCTCGCGAACCTCAATCCAGAACAGCGCGAGGCAGTAACCCTCCCGCCTGTCAATGAAAACGGCCAAGCCCAATCCGCCTTGATTCTGGCTGGGGCTGGTAGTGGTAAGACCCGCGTCCTCACCACCCGTATAGCCTGGTTGATTCAGACCGGTCAGGTGTCCCCTATTGGCGTTCTAGCGGTAACTTTTACCAATAAAGCGGCTAAAGAGATGATGGTGCGCTTAAGTGCCATGTTGCCTATTAATACCCGAGGCATGTGGATTGGCACTTTTCATGGCCTTTGCAATCGTTTATTGCGGGCCCACCATAAAGAGGCTGGCTTGCCATCAACATTCCAGATCCTGGATACCCAAGATCAGCTTTCGGCTATCAAACGTCTTTTGAAGGGTTTGAAGGTTGATGATGAAAAGTACCCTCCAAAACAACTGCAGTACTTTATTGCGCACGCAAAAGAGCGGGGGCAACGTGCCAAAGATTTATCGGTAGGGGATGATTTTCAGGCGAAGATGGCGCAACTGTACGCGGCCTATGATGAGCAGTGTCAGCGCGAAGGCGTAGTAGATTTTGCCGAGCTCCTCTTGCGCAGTTATGAATTACTAAAGCATAGTGAAGCGATTCGTACACATTATCAAGAGCGTTTTCGTCACATCTTGATTGACGAGTTTCAGGACACCAATGCCTTGCAGTATGCTTGGCTCAAATTATTATCAGGCCATGATGCAAGTCGCATCAACGTCAGCGGCGCTGGAAGTAGTGCCGTCTTTGCGGTGGGCGATGATGATCAAAGTATTTATGCTTTCCGCGGCGCTGATGTTGAAAACATGCGTCTTTATGAAAAGCAGTTTCACCCCATGATGGTCAAGTTAGAGCAAAACTATCGCTCACACGGCCATATCTTGGATACTGCAAATCATTTGATTGCGAATAACTCAGAACGACTTGGTAAAAATCTGCGAACCGATGCAGGCCATGGCGAGCCGGTCCGCATTTATGAGGCACCTAGCGATCACGCTGAAGCCGCTTGGCTGGTTGATGAGATTAAAGCATTGATCAGTAGTGGCATCAAACGTACTGAAGTGGCATTGCTTTATAGAAGTAATGCTCAGTCTCGCATTATTGAGCACGCTTTGTTTTCAGCGGCTATTCCGTATCGTGTATATGGTGGTTTGCGATTCTTCGAACGCGCTGAAATTAAGCATGCTCTTGCGTACTTGCGTTTGCTTGAAAATCCCAACGATGACACCTCCTTCTCGCGTGTCGTGAATTTCCCAACCCGCGGTATCGGCGCAAGATCAATTGAGGCTTTGCAAGATGCCGCTAGAAGTCAGCAATCTTCTTTATATACCGCCGCAGCCTCCTTGGAGGGCAAAGCTGGCGCTGCGCTTGGTGGTTTCGTACGCTTGGTAGATCATATGCGTGAAGCTACGCGTCACAATACCCTTCCGGAAACTGTTGAATTTGTGATTCAACACAGTGGCTTGATTCAGCATTACCTTTCCGAGCGCGAAGGTCAAGATCGTGTAGAGAACTTACAAGAATTGATTAACGCTGCAACTGCATTTATTGCAGAAGAGGGCTATGGGCAAGATGCCGCTGCCGCCATGCTTCCTGGTGAAAATGCGCCTGGCGTTGTTGAGGTGTCCCCCTTGGCTGCATTCTTATCCCATGCTTCTTTGGAGGCAGGTGATAACCAAGCGCAGGCTGGGCAAGATGCCGTGCAGTTAATGACGGTGCATTCTGCAAAAGGCTTAGAGTTCACTGCTGTGTTTATTACCGGACTTGAAGAGGGCCTATTTCCTCATGAAAATAGTATCAATGAGCAAAATGGTTTAGAAGAAGAGCGGCGCCTGATGTATGTTGCGATTACCCGCGCCAAAGAGCGTTTGTATTTGTCGCATACGCAGTCAAGGATGCTGCATGGTCAAGTACGCTACAACATGCCATCACGTTTCCTAGAAGAGCTGCCTTCTGAATCTTTGAAGTGGTTAACGCCTAAGGCAAAAGATGCGCGTTGGGGCGGTAGCTCTAAATCGGGCTCTACATGGCAAGATGGTTATACCCGGCAACGCGAGTATGAATCTAATGATTTCTTTGATTCTGGCAGTGAACGTCAAAGACCTGCTAAACGCGTAGGTTCTGCCTCGATGGAGGTAAAGCGATTGGCTTCGCCCCCGCGCGGAAATTATCCATTCACAATTGGTCAGAATGTGTTTCACACCAAGTTTGGTGAAGGGCGCGTTACAGGCTTAGAGGGTGTTGATGCTGATGCACGTGCACAAGTGAGCTTCAAGCGTCACGGTGTGAAGTGGTTGCAACTCAGTATTGCCAAGCTTGCTGCAATAGACTGA
- the polA gene encoding DNA polymerase I — MTKHRLLLVDGSSYLYRAFHAMPDLRNGAGEPTGAIYGMVNMMRRARSELKADHIACVFDAKGKTFRDEMYSEYKAHRSPMPEDLVKQIEPIHAIVKALGWPVLMVSGVEADDVIGTLACQATEAGWETIISTGDKDLAQLVNSSVTLINTMTNEKLDIAGVVEKFGVPPERIVDYLSIIGDTVDNVPGVPKAGPKTANKWLAEFGDLDRLMANADQVKGVVGENLRASLDWLPQARQLITVKTDCDLSPHLPGLDDLHAKSEDAALLRELFDRYAFKTWLRDVEKQLTSPSNEGSEPAAAFDLAGTPIANQTSEETTLSKKSPAIARSPTKDLSQDTRDLQDSISKNYECVVDKASLEKWLQKIELAGLTAVDTETTSLDALAAELVGISLSVKPGEACYIPVAHRNGEEQLNRAAVLAALKPWLESKTHLKVGQNLKYDAHIFANYGITLGGIAFDTLLESYVLESHLPHNMDSLAERHLGMKTIRYEEVCGKGVHQIGFDQVDLKIATDYAAEDADITLRLHLELWPQIQENPGLLYVYEKIEMPAMRVLGIMERNGIRIDSALLAKQGQQVGKRLLELEGEIHQLAGQPFNIQSPKQIAEILFGQLELPIIKKTPSGAPSTDEEVLQKLAEDYPLPARILDYRSLAKLMSTYIEKLPRMADPKTGRVHTNFSQATAVTGRLASSDPNLQNIPVRTEEGRRIREAFVPADGCKLLSADYSQIELRIMAHIAEDENLLTAFRDGKDVHQATAAEIFGIPLDEVSSEQRRYAKVINFGLIYGMSAFGLAGNLGIERAAAQTYIAKYFDRYPGVAQYMERTRLEARENGYVETVFGRRLWLPEIKGSNGPRRQGAERAAINAPMQGTAADLIKLAMIAVENWLEKEQLKTKLLLQVHDELVLDVPLDEIELLQAQLPGLMCNVAELKVPLVVSIGIGDNWEEAH; from the coding sequence ATGACTAAACATAGACTCTTGTTGGTAGACGGTTCTAGCTACCTTTACCGCGCCTTTCATGCCATGCCAGACCTCAGAAATGGGGCTGGAGAGCCCACTGGGGCCATATATGGCATGGTCAATATGATGCGCCGGGCGAGGTCTGAGCTAAAGGCCGACCACATTGCCTGTGTTTTTGATGCCAAAGGTAAGACCTTCCGCGATGAAATGTACTCCGAGTACAAGGCTCATCGCTCCCCGATGCCTGAGGATTTGGTCAAACAAATTGAGCCTATCCATGCCATTGTCAAAGCGCTTGGTTGGCCAGTATTAATGGTTTCTGGAGTTGAGGCTGACGATGTGATTGGTACTTTAGCCTGTCAGGCCACAGAAGCTGGTTGGGAAACCATTATCTCTACTGGCGATAAAGATTTAGCTCAGTTGGTCAATTCATCGGTAACTTTGATCAACACGATGACTAACGAAAAGTTAGATATCGCAGGTGTAGTAGAAAAGTTCGGAGTGCCACCAGAGCGGATAGTCGATTATCTATCGATCATTGGCGATACAGTCGATAATGTTCCTGGCGTGCCTAAAGCTGGACCTAAGACGGCAAATAAATGGTTAGCAGAATTTGGCGATCTCGATCGTTTGATGGCCAATGCCGATCAAGTAAAAGGCGTAGTTGGTGAAAATTTACGTGCTTCATTAGATTGGCTACCGCAAGCGCGTCAACTCATTACCGTTAAAACCGATTGTGACTTATCCCCGCATTTACCTGGTTTAGATGATCTCCATGCGAAGTCGGAAGATGCTGCCTTACTGAGAGAGCTCTTTGATCGTTATGCTTTTAAGACCTGGCTGCGAGATGTTGAAAAACAGCTCACAAGCCCATCCAATGAGGGATCTGAGCCTGCAGCTGCCTTTGATTTGGCGGGTACTCCAATTGCTAATCAAACATCCGAGGAAACCACCTTATCTAAAAAATCTCCAGCAATTGCAAGATCCCCAACAAAAGATTTATCGCAAGACACTAGGGATTTGCAAGATTCGATAAGTAAAAATTATGAATGCGTAGTTGATAAAGCGAGCTTAGAGAAGTGGCTGCAGAAAATTGAGTTGGCTGGGCTGACTGCTGTCGATACCGAAACAACTAGTCTTGATGCACTTGCTGCAGAGTTGGTTGGTATTTCTTTGTCGGTAAAGCCAGGTGAGGCTTGTTACATTCCGGTCGCGCATCGTAATGGTGAAGAGCAACTTAATCGTGCTGCCGTGCTTGCAGCATTAAAGCCTTGGTTGGAAAGTAAAACGCATCTAAAGGTGGGGCAGAATTTAAAGTATGACGCGCATATCTTTGCCAACTATGGAATTACTCTAGGCGGTATTGCATTTGATACCTTGCTGGAGTCTTACGTACTAGAGTCTCATCTTCCACACAATATGGATAGCTTGGCTGAGCGTCACCTTGGTATGAAGACTATTCGTTATGAGGAGGTCTGCGGCAAAGGTGTCCATCAAATTGGTTTTGATCAGGTCGATTTAAAGATTGCTACAGATTACGCGGCAGAGGACGCAGACATTACTTTGCGCCTGCATTTAGAGCTCTGGCCACAGATTCAGGAAAATCCTGGCTTGCTATATGTCTATGAAAAGATTGAAATGCCGGCAATGCGGGTGCTTGGCATCATGGAGCGTAATGGCATTCGGATCGATTCGGCTTTATTAGCCAAGCAAGGTCAGCAAGTCGGTAAGCGTCTTCTCGAATTAGAAGGAGAAATCCATCAGCTCGCCGGCCAACCTTTTAATATTCAATCGCCTAAGCAGATTGCCGAAATCTTGTTTGGTCAATTGGAATTGCCAATCATCAAGAAGACACCCTCGGGTGCGCCATCTACCGATGAAGAGGTATTGCAAAAACTGGCAGAGGATTACCCCTTGCCAGCGCGTATTTTGGACTACCGTAGTTTGGCCAAGTTGATGTCAACTTATATTGAGAAGCTACCGCGCATGGCTGATCCCAAGACTGGGCGCGTGCATACCAACTTTTCTCAGGCTACTGCAGTCACTGGCCGCTTGGCCTCTAGCGATCCAAATTTGCAAAATATTCCTGTGCGCACTGAAGAGGGCCGTCGTATTCGCGAGGCTTTTGTGCCCGCGGATGGTTGTAAATTACTGTCGGCAGATTATTCTCAAATTGAGTTGCGCATCATGGCGCATATCGCTGAAGATGAAAATCTGTTGACTGCCTTTAGGGATGGCAAGGATGTTCATCAGGCAACTGCTGCAGAGATCTTTGGTATTCCATTGGATGAGGTGAGCTCTGAGCAGCGACGTTATGCTAAGGTCATTAACTTCGGCCTTATTTACGGTATGAGCGCATTCGGTTTAGCTGGCAATTTAGGCATTGAGCGCGCTGCAGCACAAACCTATATTGCTAAATATTTTGATCGTTACCCTGGCGTTGCTCAGTACATGGAGCGCACTCGCTTGGAAGCCAGAGAAAATGGTTATGTGGAAACAGTCTTTGGGCGCCGCCTTTGGTTACCGGAGATAAAGGGATCTAATGGCCCACGTCGCCAAGGCGCAGAGCGGGCGGCCATTAATGCTCCGATGCAGGGTACTGCCGCAGACCTGATTAAGTTAGCCATGATTGCGGTTGAGAATTGGCTAGAAAAAGAACAATTGAAAACTAAATTACTGCTTCAGGTGCACGATGAATTGGTGTTGGATGTCCCTTTAGACGAAATCGAACTATTGCAAGCTCAGTTACCCGGCTTAATGTGCAATGTTGCTGAGTTGAAAGTACCTTTGGTGGTTAGTATTGGTATTGGCGATAATTGGGAAGAGGCGCACTAG
- a CDS encoding homoserine kinase — MAVFTPIELEDISHWISEDFNIGQARELRGIHGGIENSNFFLDTIKDGKKQEYVLTIFERLTAQQLPYYLELMRHLANKGISVPKPIENHKGEILFSLKGKPAAIVTKLPGLSRLQPETKHCAMVGEMLAKMHLAGKDFSKTQENLRSLAWWQKTIPLVLPHLNTSQKDLLTHELTTQEAFFSSAAYDAIPQGASHCDLFRDNVLFDPQGTTDASKDQLGGFFDFYFAGTDKWLFDLAVTANDWCLAENKQDLDPARLDALLQAYQTVRPLTKEEQASWPLMLRAAALRFWVSRLWDFYLPRDAQMLTPHDPTHFEHILLSRRSL, encoded by the coding sequence ATGGCTGTTTTTACCCCCATTGAACTCGAAGATATTTCCCATTGGATTTCTGAAGACTTCAATATTGGCCAAGCCAGGGAACTTCGTGGCATCCATGGTGGTATTGAAAACTCTAATTTTTTCTTAGACACCATCAAAGATGGCAAAAAACAAGAGTACGTTTTAACCATCTTTGAGCGGTTAACTGCGCAGCAACTACCCTACTACCTTGAGTTAATGCGCCACTTGGCAAACAAAGGAATCTCGGTTCCAAAGCCAATTGAGAATCACAAAGGTGAAATTCTGTTTTCACTAAAAGGCAAACCCGCGGCCATTGTTACTAAGCTTCCAGGCTTATCCAGGTTGCAGCCAGAGACAAAACACTGTGCTATGGTCGGCGAGATGTTGGCTAAGATGCATTTAGCTGGAAAAGATTTTTCCAAGACGCAAGAGAATTTACGCAGTCTTGCGTGGTGGCAAAAAACAATTCCGCTGGTATTGCCACATCTCAATACATCACAAAAAGATTTACTCACTCATGAACTGACTACCCAAGAAGCATTTTTCAGCTCTGCCGCTTATGATGCAATTCCACAAGGCGCCAGCCACTGCGATCTATTTCGCGACAATGTCTTGTTTGATCCACAAGGTACAACTGATGCCTCAAAAGATCAATTAGGTGGTTTCTTTGACTTTTATTTTGCAGGTACTGACAAGTGGTTATTTGATCTAGCGGTCACTGCAAATGATTGGTGCCTTGCTGAGAACAAACAGGATTTAGATCCTGCGCGTCTAGATGCTCTTTTGCAGGCGTATCAAACAGTGCGCCCCCTCACTAAGGAAGAGCAAGCAAGTTGGCCCCTCATGTTGAGAGCGGCAGCTCTACGTTTCTGGGTATCCCGCCTTTGGGACTTTTATCTACCCAGGGATGCGCAAATGTTGACACCACATGACCCGACTCACTTTGAACACATTCTATTAAGTCGTCGATCTCTATGA